A single genomic interval of Oncorhynchus mykiss isolate Arlee chromosome 13, USDA_OmykA_1.1, whole genome shotgun sequence harbors:
- the LOC110485716 gene encoding endoplasmic reticulum resident protein 27 — MAPLLSLIISLLAASVIAEDSALPSLNDVTAAEAFIEASEVVVIGFFETPSDETFGYKEFVEAAKTVKHIPVALCSDKEAWAKLGIVSDTISIFRKADNHQDNLQLSETKKVEADGLARFITMNELRYITEYNQVTAVGLFQSEVKAHLLLFINRGSSDYEVLKDLLGALAPEFVGKFLFVLVHGVKSNEKSLGYFGLTSRDLPRVGIYDRDSDMKWLMPEGEISTERVRKFCQSLILGNLKEVKQAGERVPKTEL; from the exons ATGGCACCGCTGCTCTCTCTGATTATCTCCCTCCTGGCTGCCTCAGTCATAGCTGAAG acaGCGCCCTCCCATCCCTGAATGATGTCACTGCAGCCGAGGCCTTTATCGAAGCCTCCGAGGTGGTCGTCATCGGGTTCTTTGAG acTCCCTCAGATGAGACTTTTGGCTACAAGGAGTTTGTGGAGGCAGCTAAGACTGTGAAGCATATCCCTGTGGCTCTGTGCAGTGATAAGGAGGCATGGGCCAAACTAGGCATCGTGTCTGACACGATCTCCATCTTCAGAAAA gcagATAACCACCAAGACAACCTTCAGCTCTCTGAGACCAAGAAAGTGGAGGCGGACGGCCTTGCTCGCTTTATCACCATGAACGAGCTTCGCTACATCACCGAGTACAACCAAGTG acagCAGTGGGTCTGTTCCAGTCTGAGGTGAAGGCACACCTCCTGCTCTTCATCAACAGGGGGAGTAGTGACTATGAAGTGCTCAAGGACCTACTAGGAGCTCTGGCCCCAGAATTTGTTGGGAAG TTCCTGTTTGTGCTGGTACACGGGGTGAAGTCCAATGAGAAATCTCTGGGCTACTTTGGCCTGACGTCACGTGACCTTCCCCGCGTGGGCATTTACGACCGCGACTCAGATATGAAGTGGCTCATGCCCGAGGGAGAGATCTCCACCGAACGTGTGCGGAAGTTCTGCCAGTCACTCATACTAGGCAATCtcaag GAGGTGAAGCAGGCAGGAGAACGTGTTCCTAAAACTGAGttgtaa